Proteins from a genomic interval of Dendropsophus ebraccatus isolate aDenEbr1 chromosome 6, aDenEbr1.pat, whole genome shotgun sequence:
- the OTOS gene encoding otospiralin, translated as MKLLLIGVCFSCILLGTILDARPVHEEDDPYLEAPAHPYWPFSASDFWQYVAYFRSMGAYENINDLARTFFAHYPIGDTLGYTSRDHDH; from the exons ATGAAGCTGCTTCTTATTGGTGTATGTTTCTCCTGTATTCTTCTGGGTACAATTCTCG ATGCCAGACCTGTGCACGAGGAGGACG ACCCATATCTAGAGGCTCCTGCTCATCCTTACTGGCCCTTCTCTGCCTCGGACTTCTGGCAGTATGTGGCGTATTTCCGCTCAATGGGAGCTTATGAGAATATCAATGACCTAGCTCGCACCTTCTTTGCTCACTACCCTATTGGAGATACTCTGGGATACACAAGCCGCGACCATGATCATTAG